The following proteins come from a genomic window of Methanocella conradii HZ254:
- the gltA gene encoding NADPH-dependent glutamate synthase, with protein sequence MREQPPAERVKNFDEVALGYSEEEAISEAKRCLHCDAPMCIEGCSVGIDIPAFVKKIAEGNFEEAIRIIKEKNNLPAICGRVCPQESQCEKKCILGMKWKPLAIGRLERFAADHEKDGVRPEVTPNGRKVAVVGSGPAGLTAAADLARMGYAVTIFEALHKPGGVLVYGIPEFRLPKAIVEKEVEYVKSLGVEIRLNHVVGKTITIDELFDAGYEAVFVGSGAGLPSFMHIPGENLNGVYSANEFLTRVNLMRAFRFPEYDTPIKRGRNVAVVGGGNVAMDAARTAKRLGAEHVYLIYRRGEEEMPARREEVEHAKEEGIEFRLLMNPTRIIGDEQRNVKAIECICMELGEPDETGRRAPVCKPGSETTMDVDTVIIAIGTSPNPLIAKATPGLRTGKHGVLEVEPYTFKTSREGVFAGGDIVSGAATVISAMGQAKEAAKAIDEYIKNK encoded by the coding sequence ATGAGGGAGCAGCCGCCCGCGGAAAGGGTAAAGAATTTTGACGAGGTGGCGCTTGGCTATAGCGAGGAAGAGGCCATTAGCGAGGCCAAGCGTTGCCTTCATTGCGATGCGCCCATGTGCATAGAGGGCTGCTCCGTGGGCATCGACATACCCGCCTTTGTGAAGAAGATAGCCGAGGGCAATTTCGAGGAGGCCATCAGGATTATTAAGGAGAAGAATAATTTGCCAGCCATCTGTGGCCGGGTGTGTCCACAGGAGTCCCAGTGTGAGAAGAAGTGTATACTGGGGATGAAGTGGAAGCCGCTGGCGATTGGGCGATTGGAGCGTTTTGCAGCCGACCATGAGAAGGACGGCGTTAGGCCTGAGGTTACGCCTAACGGAAGGAAGGTTGCCGTCGTGGGCTCGGGGCCTGCCGGGCTGACAGCCGCCGCAGACCTTGCCAGGATGGGCTACGCCGTGACCATTTTTGAGGCGCTGCATAAGCCGGGCGGGGTGCTGGTGTATGGGATTCCCGAGTTCAGGCTGCCCAAGGCAATAGTGGAGAAAGAGGTCGAGTACGTGAAGAGCCTTGGCGTGGAGATTAGGCTTAACCATGTCGTTGGCAAGACCATTACCATAGACGAGCTTTTTGATGCGGGCTATGAGGCGGTGTTCGTTGGGAGCGGCGCCGGCCTGCCCTCTTTTATGCACATACCCGGCGAGAACTTGAATGGCGTATATTCTGCCAACGAGTTTTTGACTCGTGTTAACTTGATGCGTGCCTTCAGGTTTCCTGAGTATGATACGCCTATCAAGCGTGGCAGGAATGTGGCCGTCGTTGGGGGCGGTAACGTGGCCATGGACGCGGCCAGGACGGCGAAAAGGCTGGGCGCAGAGCACGTTTATCTCATTTACCGCAGAGGCGAGGAGGAGATGCCCGCCCGGCGTGAGGAAGTGGAGCACGCCAAAGAGGAGGGCATCGAGTTTAGGCTCCTCATGAATCCGACCAGGATTATCGGGGATGAGCAGCGGAACGTTAAGGCGATAGAGTGCATCTGCATGGAGCTTGGCGAGCCGGATGAGACGGGGCGGAGGGCACCGGTGTGCAAGCCAGGCTCCGAGACCACCATGGACGTCGATACGGTGATAATAGCCATTGGCACTTCGCCAAACCCTCTAATCGCTAAGGCCACTCCGGGCCTCAGGACAGGCAAGCACGGCGTCCTTGAGGTCGAGCCGTACACCTTTAAGACCTCCAGGGAGGGCGTGTTCGCCGGCGGGGACATCGTCTCAGGTGCGGCCACCGTGATAAGCGCCATGGGGCAGGCGAAGGAAGCGGCGAAGGCCATAGACGAGTACATAAAAAACAAGTAA
- a CDS encoding helix-turn-helix transcriptional regulator, translated as MNSNRLLTYIATSGVRNNILYQLLEEPMDLSGLKSVFGVTSADLLPRLKEMEKRSLLYKVDGVYQLTFTGKTAARMLSRWERLSRLLEEHGQFFNSHDMSVFPENLLDSMSMLGDCRIIQDNMRDINATYREIVEKLSMSSSLMGISPIFDSHFPEIVVSIALRNAPVSIILTRDIYEIVVDEYADALRLFLSCENARLYVVGEARLALAVTDSFLALSLFNDSGFDAQTSLVSREESALKWGGELFEYYRRRSKEVKNPVD; from the coding sequence ATGAACTCCAATAGGTTGCTGACGTACATAGCGACTTCAGGCGTGAGAAATAACATATTATACCAATTATTAGAAGAGCCAATGGATTTGTCCGGGCTAAAAAGCGTTTTCGGCGTAACGTCTGCTGACTTGCTTCCGCGCCTCAAGGAAATGGAAAAAAGGAGTCTGTTATACAAGGTGGATGGCGTATACCAGTTAACTTTTACAGGTAAGACCGCGGCTAGAATGCTCTCCCGGTGGGAGCGTTTATCACGATTATTAGAGGAGCACGGCCAATTTTTTAATAGCCACGACATGTCAGTATTCCCTGAAAACCTGCTAGATAGCATGAGTATGCTGGGAGATTGCAGGATCATACAAGACAATATGCGGGATATTAACGCCACCTACAGGGAAATAGTCGAAAAATTATCAATGTCCAGCTCCCTCATGGGCATCTCGCCCATTTTCGATTCGCACTTTCCCGAGATAGTTGTTTCGATTGCCCTGCGGAACGCTCCCGTATCCATAATTTTAACAAGGGACATCTATGAAATCGTTGTAGATGAGTACGCGGATGCGCTACGACTGTTTTTATCATGTGAGAATGCCCGGCTTTACGTCGTCGGGGAGGCGAGGCTGGCCCTGGCGGTCACCGATTCTTTCCTCGCGCTCTCACTATTCAATGATAGTGGGTTCGACGCCCAGACTAGTCTTGTTAGCCGCGAGGAATCAGCGCTAAAGTGGGGCGGAGAACTGTTCGAATACTACAGGAGACGATCAAAAGAAGTCAAAAACCCAGTCGACTAG
- a CDS encoding DUF7689 domain-containing protein, producing the protein MTVVPTMASTPVPVSPGITKDNADSQKISISNLNSNGNEAINSVKKFVDDDLGGEGVLKTVKTTIDGKYVNTKFEVDVSEEGKYYVTAWVMGTNGKKIQAYLDDDPNPIGDLKISENDWQFAELQNKNIFDPIQLSKGTHVFSFRSQEVPAIEFIRLAKQKDKAILPDTNYRNYIKTLETSSLPESYRQSKIGNQTTETMALATISNPAGDYAYQLDTSFTYTYYAYFNFNSGQHVVFETNKSDPYASDPVMYLFNANDPVNGGSWSNDDYNGFQSRIDVTIPSTGSYILLLRSFSSSSPGTSDLYKDGSLYASNVALAGTRVYCGGVSKTGELNYFTAKLTGDSRIWLEDSSSPYPGKITGFNDDYAGSGDFNWGLASRVKKDFSPSINYVLVSSYSSYNPTGKADVYMKCDNSNIMSYFENLKADDAIKSAQASDAYNCISWSGGRIDLGRYFWPPSPGNPWYDPNPLTAFDKFYGNTPARYSGAMNYTRSGATESNSVVDLWALSGSYTHASVTKPGNDHSHGYDWESKPGGLMRTFHPRYALRGSSYGDVVAYYRWTGGYASAASSKTTGGMTFDESVKSGLTVIDKVELSAEEKAKLADSINSIPEEVKREFEAKYLAWKATWDDPDLVIQSNPWMFTQSEQYDEFLAYCKKQGKAVWPLLFQKYVQGDELAKEAIIDVTYTKYGLLLDDIRQESAKERYNTEGAYIAPSEEANIMRYIEKLLALEV; encoded by the coding sequence GTGACCGTGGTACCGACAATGGCATCTACACCAGTTCCAGTTAGCCCGGGCATAACAAAAGACAACGCGGATTCGCAGAAAATTTCAATATCTAATTTGAATTCCAATGGAAATGAAGCAATCAACTCAGTAAAAAAATTCGTAGATGATGACTTGGGTGGCGAGGGCGTCTTGAAGACCGTAAAAACAACGATCGATGGAAAATATGTCAACACAAAATTTGAAGTTGATGTTTCAGAGGAAGGAAAATATTATGTGACTGCATGGGTCATGGGCACCAACGGAAAAAAGATTCAAGCATACCTCGATGATGATCCAAATCCCATAGGAGACCTAAAGATATCAGAGAACGATTGGCAGTTTGCAGAATTACAGAACAAGAACATTTTTGACCCAATACAACTATCTAAAGGAACCCATGTATTCTCCTTTAGAAGCCAAGAAGTACCGGCAATTGAATTCATTCGATTGGCCAAACAAAAGGATAAAGCGATTCTCCCCGATACGAATTATCGAAATTACATAAAAACTCTAGAGACGAGCTCTTTGCCAGAAAGTTACAGACAGTCGAAGATCGGAAATCAAACGACTGAGACAATGGCATTGGCAACAATATCCAATCCAGCCGGCGATTATGCATATCAATTGGATACTAGCTTTACATATACTTACTACGCGTATTTCAACTTCAATAGTGGTCAGCATGTGGTTTTCGAAACCAATAAAAGTGATCCATACGCATCTGACCCGGTCATGTACTTGTTTAATGCAAATGATCCTGTCAATGGTGGTTCATGGTCGAACGATGACTATAACGGATTTCAATCAAGAATAGATGTTACCATCCCAAGTACTGGTTCGTATATACTACTGCTACGATCATTTAGTTCCAGTTCCCCCGGAACTTCGGATTTGTATAAAGATGGTTCTCTGTATGCCTCAAATGTTGCACTCGCTGGAACTAGAGTATATTGTGGCGGGGTCTCCAAGACAGGAGAATTGAATTACTTTACAGCCAAACTTACAGGTGATAGTCGTATATGGTTAGAAGACAGTAGTAGTCCATATCCAGGCAAAATAACAGGATTCAATGATGACTATGCTGGGTCTGGGGATTTTAATTGGGGTCTTGCATCAAGAGTAAAAAAGGACTTTTCACCAAGTATCAATTACGTCCTTGTTTCGAGTTACAGTTCATATAATCCAACAGGTAAAGCAGATGTGTACATGAAATGTGATAATAGCAACATTATGAGCTATTTCGAGAATCTCAAGGCTGACGATGCCATCAAGTCGGCACAAGCATCCGATGCTTATAACTGTATAAGCTGGTCCGGAGGACGCATAGATTTAGGTAGGTACTTTTGGCCTCCTAGCCCCGGGAATCCATGGTACGATCCGAACCCACTAACTGCGTTTGATAAATTCTATGGGAATACTCCTGCAAGATATTCTGGTGCAATGAATTATACGCGATCTGGGGCGACTGAAAGTAATAGTGTGGTTGATTTATGGGCGCTAAGCGGCAGCTATACGCATGCGTCAGTTACAAAACCGGGGAACGACCATTCACACGGCTACGATTGGGAAAGCAAACCTGGCGGGCTTATGAGAACTTTCCATCCAAGATATGCACTAAGAGGTAGTTCTTATGGAGATGTGGTCGCCTACTATCGATGGACTGGAGGATATGCGTCAGCTGCTTCTAGCAAAACAACTGGAGGTATGACTTTCGATGAATCTGTAAAGAGTGGTTTGACCGTAATAGATAAAGTTGAATTATCTGCAGAAGAAAAAGCAAAACTGGCGGATTCGATAAATAGCATCCCCGAGGAAGTTAAACGGGAATTCGAAGCTAAATATTTAGCATGGAAAGCGACATGGGATGACCCTGATCTTGTCATTCAGAGCAATCCATGGATGTTTACTCAATCTGAGCAATATGATGAATTCCTAGCCTATTGCAAGAAACAGGGTAAAGCAGTATGGCCTCTGTTATTCCAAAAATATGTGCAAGGAGATGAACTTGCTAAAGAGGCTATCATAGATGTGACATATACTAAATATGGCCTCCTTTTGGATGATATAAGGCAGGAAAGCGCCAAAGAGCGGTACAATACCGAAGGTGCATATATAGCTCCTTCTGAGGAAGCAAATATAATGAGGTATATCGAGAAGCTATTGGCATTAGAGGTATGA
- a CDS encoding ABC transporter ATP-binding protein yields the protein MIKTESLTKVYGGVKAVDSINVTIEKGEVCGFVGPNGAGKTTTIGMMTGLIEPTSGRCFVKGMEVTKNPLAVKQVIGYLPDGFGLYSHMTAAQNLRYFSKFYGMKEAEANARIAELLGEVGLANVEKKVGAYSRGMKQRLGLARALLNDPEVIFLDEPTNGLDPEGVIQFRRVIKGQAAKGKTIFFSSHILDEVQHVCNTICIISKGKIMAQGTLDDVKRQMRKTPRFSIIVKVDGKMPRLDSPDIIEAAYQDGGATIRASSDLRDFIFDEVVRSGLRVRELRLEEESLEDVFLETVYGGA from the coding sequence ATGATAAAGACTGAAAGCTTGACTAAGGTGTATGGTGGCGTAAAAGCCGTCGACTCTATTAACGTTACGATCGAAAAGGGCGAGGTCTGCGGGTTCGTGGGGCCAAATGGGGCGGGCAAGACGACGACGATTGGCATGATGACTGGCCTCATCGAGCCGACGAGCGGCAGGTGCTTCGTGAAAGGCATGGAGGTGACGAAAAATCCCCTCGCAGTCAAGCAGGTTATCGGGTACTTGCCGGATGGGTTCGGGCTTTACTCGCACATGACAGCGGCCCAGAACCTGAGGTATTTCTCAAAGTTCTATGGCATGAAAGAGGCTGAGGCTAACGCCAGGATTGCCGAATTGCTGGGAGAGGTGGGCCTGGCTAACGTAGAAAAAAAGGTGGGCGCCTATTCCAGGGGAATGAAGCAGAGGCTCGGCCTGGCCAGAGCACTGCTCAACGACCCTGAAGTAATATTTTTGGACGAGCCTACGAATGGCCTCGACCCGGAAGGCGTCATCCAGTTCCGCAGAGTCATTAAGGGGCAGGCGGCAAAGGGTAAGACCATCTTCTTCTCATCCCATATCCTGGACGAGGTCCAGCACGTCTGTAACACGATATGTATCATCTCGAAGGGCAAAATAATGGCGCAGGGCACGCTAGACGACGTTAAGAGACAGATGCGAAAAACTCCAAGATTCAGCATCATAGTCAAGGTCGATGGGAAGATGCCCAGGCTGGATAGCCCTGACATCATCGAGGCGGCGTACCAGGACGGCGGCGCCACGATTAGGGCTAGCTCAGACCTCAGGGACTTCATCTTCGACGAGGTCGTCAGGAGCGGCCTGCGGGTGAGAGAGCTGAGGCTGGAGGAGGAGTCGCTCGAGGACGTTTTCCTGGAGACCGTTTATGGGGGCGCTTGA
- a CDS encoding ABC transporter permease, whose translation MRPELIVAEKEFRDHLASKRFLAIFAILMLLSFYGVYSGMDAYNKRLDQYKNPGLVMDQPFMKEAVESLQKEIQDAEARGDSPESIQALKDQLSLLTNPPMPSVLEVFNSMVIFFTFLGMILGAAMGFDQISKERDEGTLKFLVSSPIYRDAIINGKAIGAIATLAVALAAAFLLAIAIVMFRGVVPGLDDMLRIAAFFVAALLYCTVFFAIAMMMSAITKSTSMSVICTVGLVVLLIVFSILALVVSGFIAQAIVGPAPPIDYGSLLNNSTGSANVSYIVSNSEYMNYTTRLVAMEFQISDAITTVSPVNDFGGLMGMGVGGIGNAILSKTPVQSFSLVATTSARQVSLLDSLASVWVKIFVLIVEMVVAFAVSYVAFMRMDVR comes from the coding sequence ATGAGGCCCGAGTTGATAGTCGCAGAAAAGGAGTTCAGGGATCATTTGGCCAGCAAGCGTTTCCTGGCAATATTCGCCATATTGATGCTGCTCTCTTTCTACGGGGTCTACTCGGGCATGGACGCCTACAACAAAAGGCTGGACCAGTATAAGAATCCGGGCCTCGTGATGGATCAGCCATTCATGAAGGAAGCGGTGGAATCCCTACAGAAGGAGATACAGGACGCCGAGGCTCGCGGGGACTCGCCCGAGAGTATACAGGCGTTGAAGGACCAGCTCAGCTTGCTGACCAATCCTCCAATGCCCTCCGTGCTAGAGGTATTCAATAGCATGGTCATCTTCTTTACGTTTTTAGGCATGATACTGGGCGCTGCGATGGGCTTCGACCAGATATCCAAAGAGAGAGATGAGGGCACGCTCAAGTTTTTAGTCTCAAGCCCCATCTATAGGGATGCAATCATTAATGGCAAGGCGATCGGTGCCATCGCCACCCTCGCAGTGGCGCTGGCCGCGGCTTTCCTGCTTGCGATCGCCATCGTGATGTTCAGGGGCGTGGTGCCAGGGCTTGATGACATGCTGAGGATAGCTGCGTTCTTCGTGGCTGCGCTGCTATATTGTACGGTCTTCTTCGCCATCGCCATGATGATGTCCGCTATCACAAAAAGCACGTCGATGTCGGTCATATGCACCGTAGGCCTCGTCGTCCTGCTCATCGTATTCTCGATACTGGCGCTCGTCGTGTCGGGCTTCATCGCCCAGGCAATCGTAGGGCCTGCGCCGCCCATAGACTACGGCAGCCTCCTGAATAACTCGACCGGCTCCGCTAACGTCTCCTATATCGTAAGTAATAGCGAGTACATGAACTATACTACCAGGCTTGTGGCGATGGAATTCCAGATCTCCGATGCAATAACCACCGTGTCGCCCGTCAACGATTTCGGCGGCTTAATGGGAATGGGGGTGGGCGGCATAGGCAACGCCATATTATCTAAAACTCCCGTACAGTCGTTCAGCCTTGTAGCGACTACGTCTGCCAGGCAGGTCTCGCTGCTGGATTCCCTCGCCTCGGTATGGGTGAAGATATTCGTCCTCATCGTTGAGATGGTCGTCGCCTTTGCCGTATCCTATGTGGCTTTCATGAGAATGGACGTACGATAA
- a CDS encoding ATP-binding protein, which translates to MARLSGREDRADSMESFSRIRKKIEECLQMVEGLLDERERRIEMLTSVIQGSPIPQFVIDKEHRVVYWNKALEHYSKIKAADIVGTTRHWKAFYKEERPCMADLLVEGAVDEMPRWYGNKYSKSKLLEEAFEATDFFPGLGDGGKWLYFTATAIKDSRGNVIGAVETLEDVTERKKAEEELQNAKRQAETYLDLMGHDINNMNQSCMGYLEMALAIAGGEERRLLQSALDSLNSSSRLITNVRKLQIVERGGMKVVAMDVDKVLKSVITRFSSVPGREVTIGYAACPCMVKANELLYDVFENIVGNSIKHSSGRLSIGVRLERVSEAGKAYCRVSIEDDGPGIPDEVKKELFLGLKRGRTTGHGIGLYLVYTLVSGYGGRVAVEDRVPGDHTKGARFVVLLPAIGPF; encoded by the coding sequence ATGGCAAGGTTGAGCGGCAGAGAGGATCGTGCCGACAGCATGGAGTCATTTTCAAGGATACGTAAAAAGATAGAGGAGTGCCTTCAAATGGTGGAGGGGCTTTTGGATGAGCGTGAGAGACGGATAGAGATGTTGACCTCCGTCATCCAGGGCTCGCCCATACCCCAGTTCGTCATCGATAAGGAGCATCGCGTCGTCTACTGGAATAAGGCCCTTGAGCACTATTCTAAGATTAAGGCGGCAGACATAGTGGGCACGACCCGGCACTGGAAGGCGTTCTATAAGGAGGAGCGGCCGTGTATGGCCGACCTTCTCGTCGAAGGGGCGGTCGACGAGATGCCAAGATGGTATGGCAATAAATACAGTAAGTCGAAGCTTCTTGAGGAGGCGTTTGAGGCCACCGATTTCTTCCCCGGGCTTGGCGATGGGGGTAAATGGCTCTATTTTACGGCCACGGCCATTAAGGATAGCAGGGGTAACGTCATTGGCGCGGTCGAAACGCTGGAAGACGTCACGGAGAGAAAGAAGGCTGAGGAAGAGCTGCAAAACGCAAAAAGGCAGGCCGAAACGTACCTCGACCTTATGGGCCACGATATAAATAATATGAACCAGTCGTGCATGGGCTATCTTGAGATGGCGCTCGCCATAGCAGGGGGCGAAGAGCGAAGGCTATTGCAGAGCGCGCTGGATTCACTTAATAGTAGCTCGAGGCTGATAACGAACGTCAGGAAGCTTCAGATAGTGGAGCGCGGCGGGATGAAGGTCGTGGCCATGGATGTCGATAAGGTCCTGAAAAGCGTTATTACCCGGTTTTCTAGCGTGCCCGGCAGGGAGGTGACGATCGGATACGCGGCCTGCCCGTGCATGGTCAAGGCTAATGAACTATTGTACGACGTGTTCGAGAATATCGTCGGTAACTCGATAAAGCACTCGTCGGGCCGGCTTTCCATAGGCGTCAGGCTTGAGAGGGTTTCCGAGGCGGGTAAAGCTTATTGTAGGGTGAGCATTGAGGATGATGGGCCGGGCATCCCGGATGAGGTTAAAAAGGAGCTGTTTTTGGGGCTAAAGCGGGGGAGGACTACGGGCCATGGGATAGGCCTTTATCTGGTGTATACGCTTGTCAGCGGGTATGGGGGTAGGGTTGCTGTCGAGGATCGCGTTCCTGGTGACCATACGAAGGGTGCCCGTTTTGTGGTCTTGCTTCCGGCGATAGGGCCTTTTTAA